One genomic segment of uncultured Methanobrevibacter sp. includes these proteins:
- a CDS encoding preprotein translocase subunit Sec61beta: MAKKDNKISMPQTGAGLVRYFDEESLGPKLSPEHVIVATIILAILCFVLRYSA; encoded by the coding sequence ATGGCAAAAAAAGATAATAAAATTTCAATGCCTCAAACCGGTGCAGGTTTGGTAAGATACTTTGATGAAGAAAGTTTAGGTCCAAAACTTTCACCAGAGCATGTTATTGTAGCTACTATTATTTTAGCGATATTATGTTTTGTTTTAAGATATTCTGCTTAA
- the moaC gene encoding cyclic pyranopterin monophosphate synthase MoaC, with amino-acid sequence MADEFTHLTDSGVHMVEVGEKPDQKRRAVAQGSIFLDEHTIDMIQNEEIKKGNVLTTAQIAGIQAVKNTSSIIPLCHPLALTGIELDFEVKSDEIIAKCAVNTLGKTGVEMEAITGVSVALLTVWDMVKAVEKDEDGQYPDTRISDIKVIEKLKI; translated from the coding sequence ATGGCGGATGAATTTACACATTTAACAGACAGCGGAGTACACATGGTTGAAGTCGGCGAAAAGCCTGATCAAAAAAGAAGGGCCGTTGCACAGGGAAGCATATTTCTCGATGAACATACCATTGACATGATTCAAAATGAGGAAATAAAAAAGGGTAACGTATTGACCACAGCTCAGATTGCCGGAATTCAGGCGGTAAAAAACACTTCCTCAATCATACCGTTATGCCATCCTCTTGCATTGACTGGAATAGAACTTGACTTTGAGGTCAAATCAGATGAAATCATTGCAAAATGTGCGGTAAATACCCTTGGAAAAACCGGTGTAGAAATGGAAGCAATCACCGGAGTAAGCGTTGCACTTTTAACCGTATGGGATATGGTAAAGGCTGTCGAGAAGGATGAGGACGGTCAGTATCCTGATACCAGAATAAGCGACATCAAGGTTATTGAGAAATTGAAAATTTAA
- a CDS encoding tRNA pseudouridine(54/55) synthase Pus10 produces the protein MTLASDILKETDGKICKHCLGRKLSKTVEGSNNIERADKVCAELDIDLDDVECVICDNIFDKIDDDLYDKIDAKINQLGIEFDTFLVGSQIPKDIQKRDEELSEKFDLGVETLKKEVNRLIGLGIWERYDKDAEFERQDIVFSIDLRNDPKVRIQINPLYIEGKYNKFKRGIPQTKWPCTKCKGRGCEECNGTGKQYPESVEELISEHFLKLTQGREAKFHGAGREDIDVLMLGSGRQFVLEIKEPKIRKLDLPKLEDEINKINEGKTAYHGLKLCERPRKAEIKQSSPDAYKVYKAIVKCDEAYDAAKLDELLELNEINQQTPLRVLRRRTDMVRVKHVLDLSYEVIDDKTFVMNIKTEGGLYIKELISGDEGRSQPNVSDILGVNAICEQLDVLEVSEK, from the coding sequence ATGACTTTGGCTAGTGACATTTTAAAGGAAACAGACGGCAAGATCTGCAAGCATTGTCTCGGGCGCAAGCTGTCAAAGACGGTCGAAGGGTCCAACAACATCGAAAGGGCCGACAAGGTATGTGCCGAGTTGGACATTGATTTGGACGATGTTGAATGCGTGATATGCGACAACATCTTTGACAAGATTGATGATGATTTGTATGACAAAATCGATGCCAAAATCAACCAGCTCGGAATCGAATTCGATACATTTCTTGTAGGCTCACAAATCCCAAAGGACATTCAAAAGCGTGACGAGGAGCTGTCTGAAAAATTTGATTTAGGTGTTGAAACCCTTAAAAAGGAGGTCAACAGATTAATCGGCCTTGGAATATGGGAAAGGTATGACAAGGATGCCGAATTTGAAAGGCAAGACATTGTATTCAGCATCGATTTGAGAAATGACCCTAAAGTCAGGATACAGATTAACCCGTTGTACATTGAAGGAAAGTACAACAAGTTCAAGCGCGGAATACCTCAGACCAAATGGCCGTGCACCAAATGCAAGGGCAGAGGATGTGAAGAGTGCAACGGCACAGGAAAACAGTATCCCGAATCTGTCGAAGAGTTAATATCCGAGCATTTTTTAAAGTTGACTCAGGGCAGGGAGGCCAAGTTCCATGGTGCCGGACGTGAGGACATTGATGTGCTGATGCTGGGTTCAGGAAGGCAATTCGTTCTGGAAATCAAGGAACCTAAAATAAGGAAACTTGATTTGCCTAAACTCGAAGATGAAATAAATAAAATCAATGAGGGAAAAACTGCTTACCATGGATTGAAACTCTGTGAAAGGCCAAGAAAGGCGGAAATAAAGCAGTCTTCACCAGATGCATATAAGGTTTATAAGGCAATCGTCAAGTGTGATGAGGCATATGATGCGGCAAAACTTGATGAACTGCTTGAATTGAATGAAATAAATCAGCAGACACCTTTAAGGGTGCTTAGAAGAAGGACTGATATGGTACGTGTAAAGCATGTGCTTGACCTATCATATGAGGTAATTGATGATAAGACTTTTGTCATGAACATCAAAACCGAAGGCGGACTCTACATCAAGGAACTGATTTCCGGTGATGAGGGAAGAAGCCAGCCTAATGTAAGTGACATTTTGGGCGTTAATGCAATTTGCGAACAATTGGATGTATTGGAAGTAAGTGAAAAGTGA
- a CDS encoding signal recognition particle protein Srp54, with protein MLGNLGENLTNTMKKLVGMSVIDKKTIKEVVKDIQRALIQSDVNIKLVLDLSKKIENRALEEEPPKGITPREHVITIIYEEMVNLLGSEAAGLEINDRPYKILFLGLQGSGKTTTIGKLCRYLQKKGFNPAVVCTDTWRPAAYEQLRQLTEEMDVPLYGDPNNKDALDLAAKGLQEFKNRKVIIFDTAGRHKEESDLIAEMDELDNIINPNEAILVIDGTIGQQAGEQAKAFSQATDIGSIIITKLDGSAKGGGAMSAVAETGAPIKFIGTGERVDDFELFDPERFISRLLGMGDIKSLIEKAEENIDEDIAEKTMNNMLTGKFTLMDMKNQFEMMNSMGPMQQVLNMIPGMGNKISKEASKMTEDKLESYKIMMSSMTEEEMLNPKIIKQSRIQRIARGSGVDESEVRELLKYYNNTKKTMKGIGKRGGRLRGGAMNRMMGQFMNR; from the coding sequence ATGCTCGGAAATTTAGGTGAAAATCTTACTAATACAATGAAAAAATTAGTAGGAATGTCAGTTATTGATAAAAAGACAATTAAGGAAGTTGTAAAAGACATACAACGTGCATTAATTCAATCTGACGTTAATATTAAATTAGTTTTAGATTTATCAAAAAAAATAGAGAACCGTGCTCTTGAGGAGGAACCCCCAAAGGGTATCACTCCAAGGGAACACGTCATAACAATTATCTATGAGGAAATGGTCAACCTTTTGGGCAGTGAAGCCGCAGGCCTTGAAATCAATGACAGGCCATATAAGATATTATTTTTAGGGCTTCAGGGTTCAGGTAAAACCACCACAATCGGTAAACTGTGTAGATATCTGCAGAAAAAAGGTTTCAATCCTGCCGTCGTATGTACAGACACATGGAGGCCGGCAGCTTACGAACAGTTAAGGCAACTAACTGAAGAGATGGATGTGCCTTTATACGGTGATCCAAACAACAAGGATGCACTTGACCTTGCAGCAAAAGGTCTGCAGGAGTTCAAAAACCGTAAGGTTATCATTTTCGATACTGCGGGAAGGCACAAGGAAGAGTCAGACCTCATTGCCGAGATGGATGAGCTGGACAATATCATCAATCCTAATGAAGCCATTCTTGTTATTGACGGTACAATCGGTCAGCAGGCTGGGGAACAGGCAAAGGCATTCTCACAGGCAACCGATATCGGTTCCATAATCATCACAAAACTAGACGGTTCAGCAAAAGGTGGGGGTGCGATGTCAGCTGTAGCTGAAACCGGTGCTCCAATCAAGTTCATCGGTACTGGTGAAAGGGTAGATGATTTTGAGCTATTCGACCCTGAAAGATTCATTTCAAGACTTCTGGGAATGGGAGACATCAAGTCCCTTATCGAAAAGGCTGAAGAAAACATCGATGAGGACATTGCCGAAAAGACCATGAACAACATGCTTACCGGTAAGTTCACACTGATGGACATGAAAAACCAGTTTGAGATGATGAACAGCATGGGTCCTATGCAGCAGGTCCTCAACATGATTCCTGGTATGGGGAACAAGATTTCAAAAGAGGCATCCAAAATGACAGAGGACAAACTCGAATCCTACAAGATAATGATGTCCTCAATGACAGAAGAGGAGATGCTGAACCCTAAAATCATCAAGCAGTCACGTATACAAAGGATTGCACGTGGTTCCGGTGTTGACGAAAGCGAAGTCAGGGAGTTATTGAAGTACTACAACAACACCAAAAAGACAATGAAGGGAATTGGAAAACGTGGCGGACGTCTCAGGGGCGGAGCTATGAACCGTATGATGGGACAATTTATGAACAGATAA